The proteins below are encoded in one region of Bacillus alveayuensis:
- a CDS encoding FMN reductase (product_source=KO:K00299; cath_funfam=3.40.50.360; cog=COG0431; ko=KO:K00299; pfam=PF03358; superfamily=52218; tigrfam=TIGR03567): protein MSKVVIINGSPFPSSRLNGLIQYAEQQLQQKGIEIDHIQVAQLPAEDLIKAKFDSEAILNANQKVEQADGIIIASPVYKAAYTGVLKTYLDLLPQKGLLGKTILPLFIGGTLAHLLSIDYALKPVLSTMGGRYILGGVYAVDAWVTRKENEQYSLSEELVQRLDAAVEEFANAINPKS, encoded by the coding sequence ATGAGCAAAGTTGTAATTATCAATGGAAGTCCGTTTCCATCATCAAGATTAAATGGATTAATCCAATATGCAGAACAGCAATTGCAGCAAAAAGGAATTGAGATTGATCACATTCAAGTAGCACAGCTGCCTGCGGAAGATTTAATCAAGGCAAAATTCGACAGCGAGGCGATTCTGAACGCCAACCAAAAAGTAGAACAAGCTGATGGCATTATTATCGCAAGCCCAGTGTATAAAGCAGCTTATACAGGCGTATTGAAAACATACCTCGACCTACTTCCGCAAAAAGGGCTTTTGGGCAAAACAATACTTCCGTTGTTTATTGGTGGCACATTGGCTCACCTTCTATCTATAGATTATGCGCTAAAACCAGTGTTATCCACAATGGGAGGCAGATATATTCTAGGAGGAGTTTATGCCGTTGATGCCTGGGTAACCAGAAAAGAAAATGAACAATACAGCTTGTCAGAAGAGCTGGTGCAAAGATTGGACGCAGCAGTAGAGGAATTTGCGAATGCAATCAATCCAAAAAGCTGA
- a CDS encoding hypothetical protein (product_source=Hypo-rule applied), with protein MKKRSKQNNPEQKTKNGINSNDIELGQDFDPVKEAKNKYLQRTQKK; from the coding sequence ATGAAAAAGCGGTCAAAGCAAAATAATCCAGAACAAAAAACGAAGAATGGGATAAACAGTAATGATATAGAGTTGGGACAAGATTTTGATCCAGTTAAAGAAGCGAAGAATAAATATTTGCAAAGAACGCAAAAAAAATAA
- a CDS encoding rhodanese-related sulfurtransferase/biotin operon repressor (product_source=COG0607/COG1654; cath_funfam=1.10.10.10,3.40.250.10; cog=COG0607,COG1654; pfam=PF00581,PF01022; smart=SM00418,SM00450; superfamily=46785,52821) — MEPREFKDFIYGEFARIGKALSSPKRLELLDLLTQGPKSVEYLATETKMSVANTSKHLQTLLEAKLVMFAKEKNYVIYRLASEKVRNLVLALRKTAEDRIAEINYVRNDFILRKNKLKTITIEDLIKKMEEGSIILIDVRPVDEYESGHIPNSISMPTSELEERLSSLPKEKEIVAYCRGPYCVYATEAVELLRSKGYNALLLEVGVNEWKQIQH, encoded by the coding sequence TTGGAACCTAGAGAATTTAAAGATTTTATTTATGGTGAGTTTGCCCGTATTGGAAAGGCATTATCTAGTCCGAAGAGGTTAGAATTATTAGACTTGTTAACACAGGGACCTAAATCAGTTGAATATTTGGCAACTGAAACAAAAATGAGTGTTGCTAATACTTCAAAGCACTTACAGACTTTACTTGAAGCAAAGTTAGTGATGTTTGCTAAAGAGAAAAATTATGTCATTTATCGATTAGCCAGTGAAAAAGTTAGAAATTTGGTCTTGGCTTTAAGAAAAACAGCAGAAGACCGAATTGCAGAGATAAATTATGTTAGGAACGATTTTATTTTAAGAAAGAATAAATTGAAGACAATTACTATTGAGGATCTGATCAAGAAAATGGAAGAAGGTTCAATTATATTAATTGATGTAAGACCTGTTGATGAATATGAGTCAGGACATATTCCAAATTCTATATCTATGCCCACTTCGGAACTGGAAGAAAGACTTAGTTCCTTACCAAAAGAAAAAGAAATTGTTGCTTATTGTCGAGGGCCCTATTGTGTTTATGCGACAGAAGCAGTTGAACTTCTACGTTCTAAGGGATACAATGCGTTGTTGCTTGAAGTAGGCGTGAATGAGTGGAAACAAATACAACATTAA
- a CDS encoding hypothetical protein (product_source=Hypo-rule applied; pfam=PF10732; superfamily=88659), producing the protein MATRQSVENFIQRCEDTLHFAREQYLEGAKQEHYNDTEYTKAQQMLENTLEELAQLEMSANAEQREQLYRMRLRLQSLQNDMILLEH; encoded by the coding sequence TTGGCAACGAGACAATCAGTCGAGAATTTTATTCAACGCTGTGAAGATACTTTACACTTTGCAAGGGAGCAATATTTAGAAGGTGCCAAGCAAGAGCACTACAATGATACGGAATATACGAAAGCTCAGCAGATGCTGGAAAATACACTAGAAGAGCTTGCACAATTAGAGATGAGTGCAAATGCCGAGCAGCGAGAACAATTGTACCGAATGAGATTAAGGCTACAATCGTTACAAAATGACATGATTTTACTTGAGCATTAA
- a CDS encoding glyoxylase-like metal-dependent hydrolase (beta-lactamase superfamily II) (product_source=COG0491; cath_funfam=3.60.15.10; cog=COG0491; pfam=PF00753; superfamily=56281), with amino-acid sequence MLFRQYLHTNPVAASYLFGCGSQSQGVVVDPLEEVDFYIKEAEKLGLNIVYVIDTHLHADHISGARKLAEKTGAKYILHSSAETTFDFTPVKDEEELMVGNTKLTFLHTPGHTPEHISIVVTDTTRGDEPWFVLTGHTLMVGDAGRTELASSPEEGANNLYDSLQKLMKLDDHMEVYPGAFSGSVCGRGLSGKPSSTIGFERRFNLALQKKNKEEFVKFMTEEVPPQPENFKEIRKANQGK; translated from the coding sequence ATGTTATTTCGTCAATATTTGCATACGAATCCAGTTGCTGCCTCTTACTTATTTGGTTGTGGAAGTCAGTCACAAGGAGTGGTTGTCGATCCTTTAGAAGAAGTGGATTTCTATATTAAAGAAGCCGAAAAGTTAGGATTAAACATTGTTTATGTTATTGATACACATTTACACGCAGACCATATTTCAGGTGCTAGAAAGTTAGCAGAAAAAACAGGTGCTAAATATATTCTTCATAGTTCAGCCGAAACTACATTTGATTTTACACCAGTGAAAGATGAGGAAGAATTAATGGTTGGGAATACCAAATTAACATTTTTACATACACCCGGTCATACACCAGAACACATTTCTATTGTTGTAACAGATACAACAAGAGGAGATGAACCGTGGTTTGTTCTTACTGGTCATACATTAATGGTTGGAGACGCTGGACGGACGGAATTGGCTTCATCTCCTGAAGAAGGAGCAAATAACTTATACGACAGTTTGCAAAAATTAATGAAATTAGATGATCATATGGAAGTATATCCGGGAGCATTTTCTGGTTCTGTATGTGGGAGAGGTCTAAGTGGTAAACCATCTTCCACAATTGGATTTGAAAGACGTTTTAATCTTGCTTTACAAAAAAAGAATAAAGAAGAGTTTGTGAAATTTATGACTGAAGAAGTTCCGCCACAACCAGAAAATTTTAAAGAAATTAGAAAAGCGAATCAAGGAAAATAA
- a CDS encoding glycerate kinase (product_source=KO:K00865; cath_funfam=3.90.1510.10; cog=COG1929; ko=KO:K00865; pfam=PF02595; superfamily=110738; tigrfam=TIGR00045): MNIVIAPDSYKGSLSALEVGKTIKKAFLKEIPDATIDVIPMADGGEGTLETLVYSTNGKRIQINVTGPLGDPIESEYGVLGDGKTVVIEVAKIAGLPMIPPEKRNPMKTTTFGIGDAILRAANSGYRNFIIGLGGSATNDGGLGMLKALGVTFLDEDGNVVKPIGSSLLRVQSVDFSTINAIVKECHFRIASDVDNPLCGEQGATAVFGPQKGATPKQVEELDQALKNYANLIESDLGKQYQNMPGAGAAGGLGYSFLLIGGEIISGAEIVAEATGLVEKIKCANWVITGEGQSDYQTLYGKVPSFIAKTANKYKIPTILLSGGLGQGYEQLYDYFVSCHSITAGPISLEDCMENARELLFYQSRNIARLIQAKK, from the coding sequence ATGAATATCGTTATAGCTCCTGATTCTTATAAAGGTAGTTTATCAGCATTAGAAGTAGGAAAAACGATAAAGAAAGCTTTTCTAAAAGAGATACCGGATGCAACAATTGACGTCATTCCGATGGCTGACGGTGGAGAAGGGACGTTAGAAACGCTTGTCTATTCTACAAATGGAAAGCGAATTCAAATAAACGTGACAGGTCCTCTTGGTGATCCCATAGAATCGGAATACGGAGTGCTTGGTGACGGCAAAACAGTTGTTATAGAGGTAGCAAAAATTGCTGGTTTACCAATGATACCTCCTGAAAAACGTAATCCAATGAAAACTACAACTTTTGGTATAGGGGATGCTATTTTACGAGCAGCCAATTCCGGTTATAGAAATTTTATTATCGGTCTTGGAGGGAGCGCTACAAATGATGGCGGACTCGGAATGCTAAAAGCTTTAGGAGTCACATTTTTAGATGAAGATGGGAATGTTGTTAAACCAATTGGTTCCTCGCTATTGAGGGTGCAAAGTGTAGATTTTTCTACCATAAATGCGATTGTAAAAGAGTGTCATTTTCGAATTGCTAGTGATGTCGATAATCCGTTATGTGGAGAACAAGGTGCAACGGCCGTATTTGGCCCTCAAAAAGGGGCTACTCCCAAACAGGTTGAAGAGCTTGATCAAGCATTAAAAAACTACGCAAATTTGATCGAGAGTGATCTTGGAAAACAGTATCAAAATATGCCTGGAGCTGGTGCTGCAGGAGGATTAGGATATTCCTTTCTGTTAATTGGAGGGGAGATCATTTCTGGAGCAGAAATTGTTGCTGAGGCAACGGGGCTTGTTGAAAAAATAAAGTGCGCAAATTGGGTGATTACAGGAGAAGGCCAAAGTGATTATCAAACACTTTATGGAAAGGTCCCATCGTTTATTGCGAAAACGGCAAATAAGTATAAGATACCAACGATACTACTTTCTGGTGGACTTGGGCAAGGATATGAACAACTTTATGATTATTTCGTAAGCTGCCATTCTATTACAGCTGGTCCAATCAGTTTAGAGGATTGTATGGAAAATGCTCGGGAACTTCTTTTTTATCAATCGAGAAATATCGCAAGGTTAATTCAGGCTAAAAAATAA
- a CDS encoding ABC-type multidrug transport system ATPase subunit (product_source=COG1131; cath_funfam=3.40.50.300; cog=COG1131; pfam=PF00005; smart=SM00382; superfamily=52540): MLEIKNVSKSLGKEKVLENINLTLQKGEVFGLLGRNGSGKTTLLRIIQQILLPDEGDVLFNNEPIRSHPKCKEKILYVPVRNTFFEPFTSKQLVSMMKGIYPTFDVTYANELMNRYRLPENKSYQELSTGLKKQVSLILAFASRPDVILMDEPTDGIDAVTRYDILQLMMEEVAQRETSIFITSHRLEDIERICNRVGFLDNHCLSQVMDVDEMNKEFVKIQVAYEDDVSLRIREKEIKILEHAGVFYTILLKKADEEKKAFLKSLSPRVWNELPVNLEEIFLAKFGGKRRW; this comes from the coding sequence ATGCTCGAAATTAAAAATGTATCGAAATCTCTTGGAAAAGAGAAGGTATTAGAAAACATAAACTTGACGCTCCAAAAAGGGGAAGTGTTTGGCTTACTTGGAAGGAATGGTTCTGGAAAAACGACGCTGCTTCGTATTATCCAACAAATTTTGCTGCCAGATGAAGGAGATGTGTTGTTTAACAATGAGCCAATACGATCTCATCCAAAGTGTAAAGAAAAAATATTGTATGTCCCTGTTCGGAATACCTTTTTCGAACCGTTTACGTCTAAACAGCTTGTTAGCATGATGAAAGGGATTTATCCAACATTTGATGTAACCTATGCTAATGAACTTATGAATCGCTACCGATTGCCTGAAAATAAAAGCTACCAAGAGCTATCAACAGGGTTGAAAAAGCAAGTATCTCTTATTTTGGCATTTGCTTCCAGACCTGATGTTATTTTAATGGATGAACCGACTGATGGGATTGATGCCGTAACACGTTATGATATTCTTCAACTTATGATGGAGGAAGTGGCTCAAAGAGAAACAAGCATTTTCATCACATCCCACCGATTAGAAGATATTGAACGGATTTGTAATCGTGTTGGTTTTTTAGATAACCATTGTCTGTCTCAAGTGATGGATGTTGATGAGATGAATAAGGAATTTGTAAAAATTCAAGTTGCTTATGAAGACGATGTTTCATTACGAATTCGTGAAAAAGAAATCAAGATTCTTGAACATGCAGGTGTGTTTTACACGATTTTATTGAAGAAAGCAGATGAAGAAAAAAAAGCCTTTTTGAAATCTCTTTCTCCACGAGTATGGAATGAACTTCCTGTTAATCTCGAAGAAATATTTCTTGCGAAGTTTGGAGGGAAACGAAGATGGTAG
- a CDS encoding coproporphyrinogen III oxidase (product_source=COG0408; cog=COG0408; superfamily=158694) yields the protein MKKDDYFHLKNYTGNHLHVDNFKDEFSPFIEGIAWERTDGTMDLFFDDLKEEEFQQLFGNKEHYYDKFKGGFIENVQTNEEAYEKFRQWVDEVLEPFRNGQK from the coding sequence ATGAAGAAGGATGACTACTTTCATTTGAAAAACTACACCGGGAATCATTTACATGTAGACAACTTTAAAGATGAATTTTCCCCTTTCATCGAAGGAATTGCCTGGGAAAGAACTGATGGCACAATGGATTTATTTTTTGACGATTTAAAAGAGGAAGAATTTCAACAATTATTTGGAAATAAAGAACATTATTATGATAAATTTAAAGGTGGATTTATAGAAAATGTTCAAACAAATGAGGAAGCGTATGAAAAATTTCGTCAATGGGTGGATGAAGTACTGGAACCGTTTAGAAATGGCCAAAAATAA
- a CDS encoding transposase-like protein (product_source=COG2963; cog=COG2963; superfamily=46689): MGNTSEKRKSYHAEFKEMVVELYQTGTPVKQILSEYC; encoded by the coding sequence ATGGGTAACACAAGCGAAAAACGTAAAAGTTATCATGCTGAATTTAAGGAAATGGTGGTTGAGCTTTATCAAACTGGAACACCAGTAAAACAGATCTTGAGCGAATATTGTTAA
- a CDS encoding ABC-type transport system involved in multi-copper enzyme maturation permease subunit (product_source=COG1277; cog=COG1277; pfam=PF12730; superfamily=161070; transmembrane_helix_parts=Inside_1_16,TMhelix_17_39,Outside_40_58,TMhelix_59_76,Inside_77_101,TMhelix_102_124,Outside_125_133,TMhelix_134_153,Inside_154_155): MVALGLLKKEWNQYRKIFLSVFFGLTFILPIMILLNYIFYQNNEYLQDTFQIRFEENNLHQINSIFVFLLAIYQLGQERSRGTIDFTLSLPYNRSVIYFTKWLMGAMTIVFSIVLNTVLTGVILSVTNADYEGFLGYFSFSIISILMLYTLVFAI; the protein is encoded by the coding sequence ATGGTAGCTTTAGGATTACTAAAAAAAGAATGGAATCAATATCGGAAAATATTTCTGTCCGTTTTTTTCGGTCTCACTTTTATACTACCAATTATGATTTTACTAAACTATATATTTTATCAAAACAATGAATATTTACAGGACACATTTCAGATTCGCTTTGAAGAAAATAATTTACATCAAATCAATAGCATTTTCGTATTTTTGCTGGCTATTTATCAGTTAGGTCAAGAAAGAAGTAGAGGGACGATCGATTTTACATTAAGTCTTCCTTATAATAGGTCGGTCATCTATTTCACGAAATGGTTGATGGGAGCCATGACGATTGTTTTTTCGATTGTATTAAACACCGTTCTGACAGGTGTCATACTGTCTGTCACGAATGCCGATTATGAGGGATTTTTAGGCTATTTTTCCTTTTCAATTATCTCGATTCTTATGTTGTACACCCTTGTCTTTGCTATTTAG
- a CDS encoding trans-aconitate methyltransferase (product_source=COG4106; cath_funfam=3.40.50.150; cog=COG4106; pfam=PF13847; superfamily=53335), with protein MKNDSWNAALYDAKHSFVSKFGEHLLDLLEPKKGERILDLGCGTGDLAWKLYELGVDVVGIDKSENMINQAKAKYPGLTFEVKDVLNLGYRNKFDAVFSNAVLHWIKPPKQALINIYQALKENGRFVAEFGGKDNVKTITDAIRNEFNKLGMEELADQFPWYFPSIGEYSSLMEEVGFRVVFAQHFDRPTPLHGENGVKNWIEMFAGILFNSLTNETKNLIFTNVENNLKNVIYKNGIWFADYKRIRVIGIKE; from the coding sequence ATGAAAAACGACAGTTGGAATGCAGCTTTGTATGATGCAAAACATTCATTTGTTTCCAAATTTGGAGAGCATTTGCTTGATCTGTTGGAGCCAAAAAAAGGTGAACGTATTCTTGATCTCGGCTGCGGTACGGGAGATTTAGCCTGGAAGCTTTACGAATTAGGAGTTGACGTCGTCGGAATTGATAAATCAGAAAATATGATTAATCAGGCTAAAGCAAAATACCCCGGTTTAACCTTTGAGGTGAAGGATGTTCTAAATCTTGGATACCGCAACAAGTTTGATGCCGTTTTCTCCAATGCAGTTCTTCACTGGATCAAGCCGCCAAAACAGGCGTTAATCAATATATACCAAGCCTTAAAGGAGAACGGCCGTTTTGTAGCGGAATTCGGCGGCAAAGACAATGTCAAAACGATTACCGATGCCATCCGAAATGAATTCAATAAATTGGGCATGGAGGAATTAGCAGACCAATTTCCCTGGTATTTCCCGAGCATTGGTGAATATTCATCGTTGATGGAAGAAGTGGGGTTCCGTGTCGTGTTCGCCCAGCATTTTGATCGTCCAACGCCATTACATGGGGAGAATGGGGTAAAAAATTGGATAGAGATGTTCGCTGGCATCCTGTTTAACAGTTTGACAAACGAAACAAAAAATCTTATCTTCACAAACGTGGAAAACAACTTGAAAAATGTCATATATAAAAATGGCATCTGGTTTGCTGATTATAAGCGAATTCGTGTTATCGGGATTAAAGAATAG
- a CDS encoding GntR family transcriptional regulator (product_source=KO:K07979; cath_funfam=1.10.10.10; cog=COG1725; ko=KO:K07979; pfam=PF00392; smart=SM00345; superfamily=46785), translating to MIQIDPRSSTPIYEQIIHKLKELCFKGVLKPGDKLPSVREMSAMIITNPNTVSKAYKELERQGIIETLRGRGTFVSESARKTIDEGKIDMIKEQLKPLIIDAFYAGVDFEQIKQWIEEIKEEIGSETNARN from the coding sequence ATGATTCAAATTGACCCAAGGAGTTCTACTCCAATTTACGAACAAATTATTCATAAATTAAAAGAACTATGTTTTAAAGGCGTTTTAAAACCAGGTGATAAACTGCCTTCCGTGCGAGAGATGTCAGCAATGATTATTACGAATCCAAATACTGTTTCAAAAGCTTACAAGGAGTTGGAGAGACAAGGGATTATTGAAACATTGCGAGGAAGAGGAACATTTGTATCAGAAAGTGCGAGAAAAACGATTGATGAAGGGAAGATTGACATGATAAAAGAGCAGTTAAAACCACTCATTATTGATGCTTTTTATGCAGGAGTTGATTTTGAACAAATCAAGCAGTGGATTGAAGAAATAAAAGAAGAAATCGGGAGTGAAACAAATGCTCGAAATTAA
- a CDS encoding MFS family permease (product_source=COG0477; cath_funfam=1.20.1250.20; cog=COG0477; pfam=PF07690; superfamily=103473; transmembrane_helix_parts=Inside_1_11,TMhelix_12_31,Outside_32_50,TMhelix_51_70,Inside_71_81,TMhelix_82_99,Outside_100_102,TMhelix_103_125,Inside_126_145,TMhelix_146_168,Outside_169_172,TMhelix_173_190,Inside_191_232,TMhelix_233_255,Outside_256_264,TMhelix_265_287,Inside_288_306,TMhelix_307_329,Outside_330_363,TMhelix_364_398,Inside_399_414) encodes MVQPKIGIKENLFQFLLLVVTNLFVGSMVGIERTVLPLLGEEQFGLASTSAALSFIISFGFSKAIVNYFAGQIADQFGRKRVLLLGWVVGLFVPILTIFAHAWWVIVFANILLGINQGLTWSMTVNMKIDISKANQRGTAVGLNEFAGYSGVAIMAAVSGYVASSYSLRPEPFYLGIGIVIIGILLSLIVKDTGQHLKIQIRDNATKTKSNNNLSSKEVFNLTTWKDKNLSSISFSGLTTNLKDGMAWGLFPLYFTNAGLSVSQIGTIVAIYPAAWGFFQLFTGVLSDKVGRKKLITYGMWTQAFALWYILFVNSFSLWILGAILLGLGTAMVYPTLQAAIGDVAAPNWRASSMGVYRFWRDSGYAFGALIAGIIADLLGVTWAIGLVALLPFFAGLYSSMRMNETLKIKSIQK; translated from the coding sequence ATGGTACAACCAAAAATTGGAATTAAAGAGAATCTGTTTCAATTTCTTTTGTTAGTCGTTACAAACTTGTTTGTTGGATCGATGGTAGGGATTGAACGAACTGTTCTACCGTTATTAGGTGAGGAACAGTTTGGTTTGGCTTCTACAAGCGCAGCCCTTTCCTTTATCATTAGTTTTGGTTTTTCTAAGGCGATTGTCAATTATTTTGCAGGGCAAATTGCTGATCAGTTTGGCAGGAAAAGAGTTCTCTTGTTAGGTTGGGTCGTTGGTTTATTTGTACCTATTCTCACTATTTTCGCACATGCATGGTGGGTAATTGTATTTGCAAATATTTTATTAGGTATTAACCAAGGACTGACTTGGTCAATGACAGTTAATATGAAGATAGACATTTCCAAAGCGAATCAAAGAGGAACAGCAGTAGGTTTAAATGAATTCGCAGGCTATTCTGGTGTGGCAATAATGGCTGCAGTATCAGGTTATGTTGCTTCTTCCTACTCATTAAGACCAGAGCCGTTTTATTTAGGGATCGGTATTGTCATTATTGGAATTTTATTATCTTTAATTGTAAAGGATACTGGGCAGCATCTAAAGATTCAAATTCGAGATAATGCCACAAAAACTAAGAGCAATAATAATTTATCATCCAAAGAGGTATTTAACTTAACAACATGGAAGGATAAAAACCTTTCTAGTATTAGTTTTTCTGGATTGACAACAAATTTGAAAGATGGGATGGCTTGGGGGCTCTTTCCTTTATATTTTACTAATGCAGGTTTAAGTGTAAGTCAAATAGGTACAATAGTAGCCATATATCCAGCCGCATGGGGATTCTTTCAGTTGTTTACGGGAGTATTGAGTGATAAAGTCGGAAGGAAAAAATTAATTACCTATGGAATGTGGACACAAGCATTTGCCCTTTGGTATATCTTATTTGTTAACAGTTTTTCTTTATGGATTTTAGGTGCTATCCTTTTAGGTTTAGGTACAGCAATGGTTTATCCAACCTTGCAGGCAGCAATTGGTGATGTTGCAGCACCTAACTGGCGTGCATCTTCAATGGGAGTGTACCGTTTTTGGAGAGATAGTGGTTATGCGTTTGGTGCATTAATTGCTGGAATAATCGCAGATTTATTAGGTGTAACATGGGCAATTGGGCTAGTGGCCTTATTACCTTTTTTTGCAGGATTATACTCAAGTATGCGCATGAATGAAACTTTAAAAATAAAATCCATACAAAAATAA
- a CDS encoding carbohydrate diacid regulator (product_source=KO:K02647; cath_funfam=1.10.10.60; cog=COG3835; ko=KO:K02647; pfam=PF05651,PF13556; superfamily=103190,46689) codes for MKITRQLAEPILAKLSEFLDYNINVMNDQGVIVASSDPSRIDQIHEGAIHVISNKKPLVISPDDLDRFAGSKPGVNLPIEFLGEIVGVVGVTGDPDELYKFARIIKITVEVMIQQVYVNNHLQYKNKLIENWIYDLIHPQLFDAKTLEQNGKHLLNIDFNMEMAVFLLHFSDLTISNGWENIDVMMKLNQKKDEILSGIEAVIPSVSFYSFIDNETCLVAIKCKGDKVVEEKQIAHKLHNYFKQYKLSLRIGIGNRAIGVEGYRDSYFQAKQSLELMRIFNSEKRSTHISEWKLTRLLASIPEKLRNEFIDQFFSGKHQLNTELIHTLEVLFNCQLKMKDTAEALHIHRNTLQYRLDRIQHQIGLDPRNFHDAVILLVLLYLMKINDYQ; via the coding sequence ATGAAAATCACACGTCAATTAGCTGAACCAATTTTAGCCAAGTTAAGTGAATTTTTAGATTACAACATAAATGTAATGAATGATCAAGGGGTTATCGTCGCAAGTAGTGACCCCTCACGTATTGATCAAATTCACGAAGGAGCAATCCATGTCATTTCTAACAAGAAACCTTTAGTGATCTCACCTGATGATTTAGATAGATTTGCTGGTTCAAAACCTGGGGTGAACCTACCCATCGAATTTTTAGGTGAAATCGTAGGAGTTGTTGGTGTGACTGGAGATCCTGATGAACTGTATAAGTTTGCTAGGATTATTAAAATTACTGTTGAGGTTATGATTCAACAAGTTTATGTAAACAATCACCTTCAATATAAGAATAAACTAATAGAAAATTGGATTTATGATTTAATTCACCCACAACTATTTGATGCAAAAACATTAGAACAAAACGGAAAACATTTGCTGAATATAGATTTTAATATGGAAATGGCTGTTTTTTTATTGCATTTCTCGGATTTAACAATATCTAATGGTTGGGAAAATATTGATGTAATGATGAAATTAAATCAAAAAAAAGATGAAATTTTAAGTGGAATTGAGGCTGTAATCCCATCTGTTTCTTTTTACTCTTTTATTGATAATGAAACATGCTTAGTGGCGATTAAGTGTAAAGGTGATAAGGTGGTGGAAGAGAAGCAAATTGCACATAAGTTGCATAACTATTTTAAACAATACAAATTATCATTGCGAATAGGAATTGGAAATCGAGCAATAGGGGTTGAAGGCTACCGAGATTCCTATTTTCAGGCTAAACAGAGTTTGGAACTAATGCGAATATTTAATTCGGAAAAACGATCAACACACATTTCAGAATGGAAATTGACTCGTTTACTTGCGAGCATCCCAGAAAAGTTGCGTAATGAATTTATAGATCAATTTTTTTCAGGAAAACATCAGCTTAATACTGAATTGATTCATACATTAGAAGTTCTATTTAATTGTCAGCTGAAAATGAAGGATACGGCAGAGGCGCTTCACATTCATCGAAACACCTTACAATATCGGTTAGACAGGATCCAACATCAAATCGGCTTAGATCCGCGAAATTTTCATGATGCGGTCATTTTACTGGTGTTATTATATCTCATGAAAATAAATGATTATCAATAA